Proteins encoded in a region of the Atopobium sp. oral taxon 416 genome:
- a CDS encoding transposase, with amino-acid sequence MPGASCVVDANLTHLKSLLCDASRGRYGQEKAIEIRDAARSSVGSEMSVRSIELKQTIRQIDALTADIEKVEASIRKIMDKSSSSIMTIPGINYRMGAMILAEIGDFNRFDNADQILAYAGMSPSTYQSGQLTSTYAHMEKRGSKYLRFALFNAAIYVSKWDERFGLYLARKRAEDKHFYVALSHVAKKLVRTIYRMELTHSEYQAA; translated from the coding sequence ATGCCCGGTGCGTCATGTGTTGTTGATGCCAACCTCACACATCTGAAGTCCCTGCTCTGTGATGCCTCCCGTGGCCGGTATGGCCAAGAGAAGGCGATCGAGATCCGGGATGCGGCCAGATCCTCTGTCGGATCAGAGATGTCTGTAAGATCCATAGAACTCAAGCAGACGATCCGTCAGATCGATGCCCTGACTGCCGACATCGAAAAAGTAGAAGCTTCCATTCGAAAGATTATGGACAAGAGCAGTTCTTCGATCATGACGATTCCCGGCATCAACTACCGGATGGGAGCCATGATCCTGGCCGAGATTGGCGATTTCAACCGCTTTGACAATGCGGACCAGATCCTTGCCTATGCAGGCATGTCGCCATCTACCTACCAGTCCGGGCAGTTGACATCCACCTATGCCCATATGGAGAAACGAGGCTCCAAATACCTCCGCTTCGCCCTCTTCAACGCCGCTATATACGTCTCCAAGTGGGACGAGCGGTTTGGCCTGTATCTGGCCAGAAAGCGTGCTGAAGACAAGCACTTCTATGTCGCCCTGTCGCACGTGGCAAAGAAGCTAGTCAGAACTATCTACCGGATGGAGCTGACCCATAGCGAATACCAGGCAGCGTAA
- a CDS encoding transposase, whose protein sequence is MIYVGIDVAKDKHDCCILGPDAEELFPVFTIRNNREGYDELFRRIETASKDLSQIKVGLEATGYYSYNILGSLLDRGYHTFVINPLHTNLYRKGQRLRKTKTDKVDARSIAEMLVTDKTLRPYTDTSYPSEELKSLTRYRFDLIQRRAKLKTSITRLVNIVFPKLEGLVPTLHINTV, encoded by the coding sequence ATGATCTACGTTGGAATCGATGTCGCCAAGGACAAGCACGACTGCTGTATTCTTGGTCCGGACGCTGAAGAACTGTTCCCGGTCTTTACCATCCGGAACAATCGTGAAGGCTATGATGAGCTGTTCAGAAGAATCGAGACGGCCTCAAAAGACCTGTCCCAGATAAAAGTAGGGCTCGAGGCTACCGGCTACTATTCCTACAACATCTTGGGCTCGCTTCTTGATCGAGGCTACCATACCTTTGTAATCAACCCACTTCACACAAATCTTTACAGAAAAGGTCAGCGCCTTAGAAAGACGAAAACGGATAAAGTCGATGCCCGCTCCATTGCCGAAATGCTTGTGACTGATAAGACCCTCAGGCCCTACACGGATACATCTTACCCCAGCGAAGAGCTGAAGTCATTGACCAGATACCGCTTTGATCTCATCCAGAGGAGAGCGAAGCTGAAGACATCCATCACCAGGCTGGTGAACATCGTATTCCCCAAACTGGAAGGCCTCGTCCCAACGCTTCACATAAACACCGTCTAG
- a CDS encoding transposase: protein MTEQERGLTRKATVSYDPARQIAEPCQYNGQGSVSFTSVTEEGEVAERCILSVDDGKLEEEASWDGFYGLATSLDDEDVLGIVKLAAGRWQVEECFRIMKGEFKARPVFLARRDRIEAHFLTCFLTLLIYRILEKRLDGRFSCPEIVDTLRGMQMEEVTGEGWRPLYMRTEVTDALHDAFGFRTDFEIVPMRQMNKIVRKTHRKGPITTKKEAGKDIK, encoded by the coding sequence ATGACAGAGCAGGAGCGCGGCCTCACCCGCAAGGCCACGGTGTCCTATGACCCTGCGAGGCAGATAGCTGAGCCCTGTCAATATAATGGACAGGGCTCAGTCTCCTTTACCTCCGTGACCGAGGAGGGAGAGGTCGCCGAGAGGTGCATTCTCTCCGTCGACGACGGGAAGCTCGAAGAGGAGGCCTCCTGGGACGGCTTCTACGGCCTGGCTACCTCGCTCGACGACGAGGATGTCCTGGGCATCGTGAAGCTCGCCGCCGGACGCTGGCAGGTCGAGGAGTGCTTCCGCATCATGAAGGGCGAGTTTAAGGCCCGTCCCGTCTTCCTCGCGCGCAGGGACCGCATCGAGGCCCACTTCCTCACCTGCTTCCTGACGCTTCTCATCTACCGGATCCTCGAGAAGAGGCTGGACGGCAGGTTCAGCTGCCCCGAGATCGTCGACACCTTAAGAGGCATGCAGATGGAGGAGGTTACAGGCGAGGGCTGGCGCCCCCTCTACATGAGGACCGAGGTAACCGATGCGCTCCATGATGCCTTCGGCTTCAGGACCGACTTCGAGATCGTTCCCATGCGGCAGATGAACAAGATCGTCAGGAAGACCCACCGGAAGGGCCCGATTACCACAAAGAAGGAGGCTGGCAAGGATATCAAATAG